The sequence GAGGTGTCCGTCACCGGCGGGAAGATCTCCGAACTGCCCGCCGGGCTGGCCCTGGTGGCGCTGGCGGCGGCGGTCGCGGTGTTCGCGGTGCGCGGCGCGGGCCGGCTCGTGGTCGGGGCGCTGACGGTACTGGCCGGGCTGGGCGCCGCGGCGGCCGCGGCGGCGGGCGCCGGGGACACCGCCGCGCTGGACGGGGAGGCGGCCCGCAAGCTGGCGCTGACCGGTTCCGCCGCGACCGGGGTCGGGCACACCGCCTGGCCGTGGGTGGCGCTGCTGGGCGGGCTGCTGCTGGCGCTGGCCGGGTTCCTGACCGTCCGGTTCGGGCGCGGCTGGCCGGCCATGGGCAGCCGCTACGAGGCGCCGACCGGCCGGGCGCCGGTCCGGCGGGCGGCGGCCCGGAATCCGGCGGACCAGACCCCGGCGGACCTGTGGAAGGCGCTGGACCGGGGCGAGGACCCGACCGCGCGCTGAGCCCGCCGGGCCCGGTCGCACTGTGACGCGATAGACCCGCCACCCGCTTTGGGCCGCCGGTGTGCGGCCCGGCACAATGGAGACGTCAACCCGCCAGGGGCCCGCAGGCCCGGCCGGGGCCCCGAGAGCGTAGGAGCACCATCAGATGTCTGCAGGAACGAAGGCTGCCAGCGGCCACACCGTCGCCGCCTGGACCGGCGTGACGATCTCCTTCATCGGCTTCGCCATCGCGGGTGTCGCGATGATCCTGCCGTCGGTGCTGCTGGTCTGGGGCGGCCTGGCGGTCGTGGTGCTGGGCGGCGTGGTCGGCAAGGCCATGGCGATGGCGGGCATGGGCGCGCAGCCCAGCGCCTACACCTACACCCCGGAGGAGCAGGCGGCGCTGGCCGCCGGCACGGCCTGACCCGGTCGCACCTCCTCACGTGAACGGCGGGCGGCAGGCCCGCCGTTTCGTTTCTCCCACCGGGCCGCCGGGAGGGGCACAATCATGGGCGTGAACGCCGCCCCCGCTCCCACCGCCGCCGCCCGGCCGTCCGGCCCCCGCCGGCTGGTTCCGCCGCTGACCGCCGCGGTCGCCGTGGCCGTCCCCGCCGGGTACATCGCCGCGGTGGACCCGAACAACCCCGGGCACTACCCGGACTGTCCCTTCCTGGCGGCCACCGGCTGGTGGTGCCCGGGCTGCGGCGGGCTGCGCTGTGTGCACGCGCTGACCCACGGGGACTTCAACGGCGCCCTGCACGACAACGCGGTGGCGGTGCTGCTGTTCGTGGTGCTGGCGGTGCTCTGGGCGCGCTGGCTCTGGGCGGCGCTGCGCGGACTGCCCGGACCCCGGCTCGCGCTCGGGGCCCGGCGCTGGGTGCTGGTGGCGCTGTTCGTGCTGGTCTTCACGGTGGTCCGCAATCTTCCGGTCGGCGCCGGTCTGGCCCCGCCGGCGCTCTGAGCCCGGCTCCCCCGGTCCGTGCCCGGCCCCGGCCCGGTCCGTGCCGGGGAGCGGCGCGCACCGGCCCGGTGTGTCCGGCGGAACGGCCGGGAGGGGTGGCGGCGGGGTGAAGACGCAGGCCGGAGCCCCCGAACGGTGTCCGCACCACGAGACGCGCGCCGGGCGGATGCGCTGTGCGCCCCCCCGTGCCGATACCATCGAAGGGCCGGAGGCCCATTGGCCACCGGCTCCTCGCCAGTAGTACCGGCAAATCATGATGGGGGCGCCCGAGTGAGTGTGCTCGACTCGATCGTCGAAGGGGTCCGCGAGGACCTCGCCGAGCGGCAGGCCCGGGTCTCGCTGGACGAGCTCAAGGAGCTCGCCGCCAAGGCCCCGGACGCCAAGGACGGCGTGGCCGCGCTGCGCGGTGACGGCATCCGGGTGATCTGCGAGGTCAAGCGCTCCAGCCCGTCCAAGGGCGCGCTGGCCACGATCGCCGACCCGGCCTCCCTGGCGACCGACTACGCGGCCGGCGGTGCCGCCGCGATCAGCGTGCTGACCGAGCAGCGCCGCTTCGGCGGCTCGCTGGCGGACCTGGACGCCGTCCGCGCCGCCGTGGACACCCCGCTGCTCCGCAAGGACTTCATCGTCACCGCCTACCAGCTGTGGGAGGCCCGCGCGCACGGCGCCGACCTCGCGCTGCTGATCGTCGCGGCCCTCGAGCAGCCGGCCCTGGTGTCGCTGATCGAGCGCGCCGAGTCGATCGGCCTCACCCCGCTGGTGGAGGTGCACGACGAGGAGGAGATCAAGCGCGCGGTGGACGCCGGGGCGCGGATCATCGGTGTCAACGCCCGCAACCTCAAGACCCTCGAGGTGGACCGCAACACCTTCGGCAACGTCGTGCACGCGATCCCGGACGGCATCGTCAAGATCGCCGAGTCCGGGGTGCGCGGTCCGCTGGACGTGATCTCCTACGCCAACCTGGGCGCGGACGCGGTCCTGGTCGGCGAGTCCCTGGTGACCGGCAAGGACCCGCGGGCCGCCGTGGCCGACCTGGTCGCGGCCGGCGCCCACCCGGCGATCCGGCACAAGGACTGATCCCGCCGCCATGAAGATCGCCACTCGTCTCGCCCCCGGCTGCCGCCCGCGCGGCTGCCGCGCGCCCGCGCGCCGGGTGCTGGGGCGGCGGGTGCGGTACGTCATCGGCTGCGAGCCCGGACAGGTACCGGGGAGGCGATGGCGTCCGACGTCCGGCTGACCACGGCCATCAGACGTCACGTCATCCGTCGGCGATCGTGCGCCGACATCATCCCGAGGGACTTCACCATGTCCGAAAAGTCCGAGAAGGACTACCTGCCCGGCGCCGAGGTGCCGGACGCGCGCGGCTACTTCGGCGCGTACGGCGGCCGCTTCATCCCGGAGGCGCTCGTCGCCGCCGTGGAGCAGGTCGCCGAGGAGTACGAGAAGGCCAAGGCCGACCCGGCCTTCGCCGCCGAGCTCGACGCGCTGCTCAAGGACTACACCGGCCGCCCCAGCCCGCTGACCGATGTGCGGCGGTTCTCCGCCGAGGCCGGCGGCGCGCGGATCCTGCTCAAGCGCGAGGACCTCAACCACACCGGCTCGCACAAGATCAACAACGTCCTGGGGCAGGCCCTGCTCACCAG comes from Streptomyces sp. TLI_053 and encodes:
- a CDS encoding TIGR02234 family membrane protein, with product MTAEARTDAVSAEPAAAPAPAPAAPAARAGRRTLGVMLLLTVLGAVLVLTAAGRVWAEGLAGTLEVSVTGGKISELPAGLALVALAAAVAVFAVRGAGRLVVGALTVLAGLGAAAAAAAGAGDTAALDGEAARKLALTGSAATGVGHTAWPWVALLGGLLLALAGFLTVRFGRGWPAMGSRYEAPTGRAPVRRAAARNPADQTPADLWKALDRGEDPTAR
- a CDS encoding HGxxPAAW family protein, which translates into the protein MSAGTKAASGHTVAAWTGVTISFIGFAIAGVAMILPSVLLVWGGLAVVVLGGVVGKAMAMAGMGAQPSAYTYTPEEQAALAAGTA
- a CDS encoding DUF2752 domain-containing protein, whose amino-acid sequence is MNAAPAPTAAARPSGPRRLVPPLTAAVAVAVPAGYIAAVDPNNPGHYPDCPFLAATGWWCPGCGGLRCVHALTHGDFNGALHDNAVAVLLFVVLAVLWARWLWAALRGLPGPRLALGARRWVLVALFVLVFTVVRNLPVGAGLAPPAL
- the trpC gene encoding indole-3-glycerol phosphate synthase TrpC, which produces MSVLDSIVEGVREDLAERQARVSLDELKELAAKAPDAKDGVAALRGDGIRVICEVKRSSPSKGALATIADPASLATDYAAGGAAAISVLTEQRRFGGSLADLDAVRAAVDTPLLRKDFIVTAYQLWEARAHGADLALLIVAALEQPALVSLIERAESIGLTPLVEVHDEEEIKRAVDAGARIIGVNARNLKTLEVDRNTFGNVVHAIPDGIVKIAESGVRGPLDVISYANLGADAVLVGESLVTGKDPRAAVADLVAAGAHPAIRHKD